Proteins from a single region of Flavobacterium sp. K5-23:
- the dnaB gene encoding replicative DNA helicase, whose amino-acid sequence MENFKNISPFKVDKSTIISLEKGKLPPQVLELEEAVLGAMMIDKKGVDDVIDILQADAFYKDGHKYIFEAIVELFTETQPIDLLTVSAQLRKNGKLEIAGGDFYLIQLTQKVSSSAHIEFHSRIILQKFIQRSLIRISSEIIEASYDETTDVFDLLDQAESKLYEVTQGNIKRSSETAQSLVLQAKKRIEEISKQEGLSGVETGFTLLDKLTSGWQPSDLIIIAARPAMGKTAFVLSMARNIAIDFGHPVALFSLEMASVQLITRLISSETGLSSEKLRTGKLEPHEWTMLSTKVKNLEKAPLFIDDTPSLSIFDLRAKCRRLVSQHGIKIIIIDYLQLMTAGGNGKGGGNREQEISTISRNLKALAKELNVPVIALSQLSRAVETRGSSKRPLLSDLRESGAIEQDADIVSFLYRPEYYKIDEWDDDEASPTAGQAEIMIAKHRNGGIENVRLKFIGHLGKFDNLDDFSGNYDDLPSSMNQDDNPFITKNLPSAHEAFGSNFNDEEDDSDMPF is encoded by the coding sequence ATGGAAAACTTCAAAAACATTAGTCCTTTTAAGGTCGACAAATCTACTATTATAAGCCTGGAAAAGGGTAAGTTACCTCCTCAGGTTTTAGAATTAGAAGAGGCGGTTCTTGGAGCAATGATGATTGATAAAAAAGGGGTCGATGATGTAATTGATATTTTACAAGCAGATGCTTTTTATAAAGATGGGCATAAATATATTTTTGAAGCCATTGTAGAACTTTTTACTGAAACACAGCCTATTGATTTATTAACGGTTTCAGCTCAGTTAAGAAAAAACGGAAAACTGGAAATTGCAGGTGGAGATTTTTATTTAATTCAATTGACTCAAAAGGTTTCCTCTTCTGCTCATATCGAATTTCACTCTAGAATAATTCTTCAAAAATTTATTCAAAGAAGTTTGATTCGTATTTCATCTGAGATTATTGAAGCTTCTTATGACGAAACAACTGATGTGTTTGATTTATTAGATCAAGCGGAATCTAAATTATACGAGGTTACTCAAGGGAATATTAAGAGAAGTTCTGAAACAGCCCAAAGTTTAGTATTGCAAGCCAAAAAGAGAATTGAAGAAATTAGCAAGCAAGAAGGACTGAGTGGTGTAGAAACTGGATTTACTCTTTTGGATAAGCTTACTTCTGGTTGGCAACCAAGTGATTTAATTATCATTGCAGCGAGACCAGCGATGGGAAAAACGGCATTCGTACTTTCTATGGCTAGAAACATTGCGATTGATTTTGGACATCCTGTTGCTTTATTCTCTTTAGAGATGGCTTCAGTCCAATTAATTACCCGTTTAATATCGTCTGAAACAGGATTGTCTTCAGAAAAATTAAGAACAGGAAAACTAGAGCCACACGAGTGGACAATGTTGAGTACTAAAGTTAAAAACTTAGAAAAAGCACCACTTTTTATTGATGATACTCCATCACTTTCAATTTTTGATTTAAGGGCTAAGTGTCGTCGTTTAGTTTCGCAACACGGAATTAAAATTATTATTATTGATTATTTGCAGTTGATGACTGCCGGTGGTAATGGAAAAGGGGGAGGAAACCGTGAACAGGAAATTTCTACTATCTCTCGAAATTTGAAAGCCCTGGCAAAGGAATTGAACGTTCCCGTAATAGCGCTTTCTCAGTTATCGCGTGCTGTTGAAACACGTGGATCGAGTAAAAGACCTTTACTTTCTGACCTTCGTGAATCGGGTGCGATTGAGCAAGATGCAGATATTGTATCCTTTTTATATCGTCCAGAATATTATAAGATTGATGAATGGGATGATGACGAAGCTTCTCCTACTGCAGGACAAGCGGAAATAATGATAGCAAAACACCGTAATGGTGGTATTGAAAACGTACGTTTGAAATTCATTGGTCATCTGGGTAAATTTGACAATCTAGATGATTTTAGTGGTAATTATGATGATTTACCTTCTTCTATGAATCAGGATGATAATCCATTCATAACTAAAAATCTTCCTTCAGCTCATGAAGCTTTTGGAAGTAATTTTAATGATGAAGAGGACGACAGTGATATGCCTTTCTAA